In Arthrobacter sp. StoSoilB5, one genomic interval encodes:
- a CDS encoding polyprenol monophosphomannose synthase has product MRVLTIIPTYNELESLPKTLGRLRTAVPESDVLVVDDNSPDGTGQLADGIAAEDQQVHVLHRKGKEGLGAAYIAGFKWGLAAGYDVLVEMDADGSHKPEQLPLLLDAVKEGADLAMGSRWVPGGSVVNWPLYRQAISRIGSTYARIMLGLKIKDVTGGYRAFRRSTLEALKLDEVDSVGYGFQVDLAWRVAKLGLRIEERPITFVERELGASKMSGNIVVEAMINVTKWGLAARWAKLTGKQPALAK; this is encoded by the coding sequence TTGCGTGTCCTGACGATCATCCCTACCTACAACGAGCTGGAATCGCTCCCCAAGACCCTGGGCCGGCTGCGGACAGCAGTCCCAGAGTCGGACGTCCTGGTGGTTGATGACAATAGCCCGGACGGCACGGGACAACTTGCCGACGGCATAGCCGCCGAGGACCAGCAAGTGCACGTACTGCACCGTAAAGGCAAAGAAGGCCTCGGCGCAGCCTACATCGCCGGCTTCAAATGGGGCCTCGCCGCCGGGTATGACGTCTTGGTCGAAATGGACGCCGATGGCTCCCACAAGCCCGAGCAATTGCCCCTCCTCCTGGATGCTGTCAAAGAGGGCGCGGACCTGGCGATGGGCTCACGCTGGGTACCGGGAGGCAGTGTTGTTAACTGGCCGCTCTACCGCCAGGCGATCTCACGTATCGGCAGCACCTATGCCCGCATCATGCTTGGCTTGAAAATCAAGGACGTCACTGGAGGCTACCGTGCATTCCGCCGCAGCACGCTTGAAGCCCTCAAACTGGATGAAGTGGACTCAGTAGGCTACGGCTTTCAGGTTGACCTTGCCTGGCGCGTTGCCAAGCTCGGCCTGCGCATTGAGGAGCGCCCCATCACCTTCGTTGAGCGGGAACTCGGCGCATCCAAGATGAGCGGCAACATCGTGGTGGAAGCCATGATCAACGTGACCAAATGGGGCCTCGCAGCACGCTGGGCCAAGCTCACCGGCAAACAGCCGGCCCTCGCAAAGTAG